CAGGAAACACTCTACATGTGTGTTGGCATCATGGATCGCTACTTACAAGTAGGCTGAAGCCCGTCATGCACACCCTGTTCAACTATACATTTAGCTCTCTGTGGGCCTCCTGTTTCAGAGCTCCAAGAACAGGATTCTAGTTACTGCCTTGCCCTTGAAATGGTTAAATGTTCCTCTTGGGGTCCAGAGCAGTTATCATGTTTCAGTTTTCCTTGTGAGCTCAGGGGGCAAGGGGAGTTAGACATCCTCTAATTCTTATTTTAAACATGTGTTAAATCTTTTGAGTTGAAGCTGATGGACTTAAAACCTCATAACTCTGGGTGAATTTTGCTCATTCCTTTGGAAAAGATGCTGCTTGATAGCTGAAGTCAACAGAGCAGGACGAGCCCTGCCAATTCTGCGACACACTATGCATTTAgccaaatgatgagagggagggtaggaagggatGAGGCAGTGCTCGGGTTTCGTgtctctttcttacatgcccagggaaatgctgatcgtcacttcggggtcaggaaggaattttcctccaggccagattggcccagggatcctggatgttTTTTGCCTTCCCGTGGGCCTAGAGCAGAGGTCactgtgggagtggggggggaggtagctctgattttcctgcattatggcctggttggactagatgacccgtggggcctcttccagctctatgtttctaagcCCTTTGAGGCAGTTCAGTTGAGCAATTTGTAATGGTGGACTCCTGTCTATCTTGCTCTCAGAATGCACTCTTGGTTTCAGAAGAGTTTTGATTCCGAAACGATTACGTTGTAAGGGCTAAGTCTTCGCTGGTCACAGGCAAGCTTGGCTGAGATAAACACCCATGTCTACTGTGACATAACCCATTTGTGTGTGCTTAATTAGGCTCAGGCAGTCTCCCGCAAGGAGCTCCAGCTAGTGGGTGTTACTGCCATGCTTCTGGCTTCCAAATATGAAGAGATCTACGTGCCAAGAATAGTGGACTTTGTCTACATCACTGACCGAGCGTACACATCAGCCCAGATCAGGGCAATGGAGCACAAGATCCTGAAGGAACTGGGCTTTGTTCTCGGCCGTCCACTTCCGCTTCACTTCCTGAGGAGAGCCGTCAAAGTCTGTGAGGTAGCTTCATGCTCCAGGCACTTGGATCTGCTTGCCTGTAGGAGACCCTTATAAGAATGGGTTGTTAGATCCCGAAAAAGACATTTGAGGGATGCTTACGCTTCCTCATACAAAATGTTTGGTCAGAGCTCATGGAagacttgggaggggaggggctgtggctaagtgttttgcatgcagaaggtctcagggtcaattcctggcacctcccgttaaaaggatcaggtagtggatgatatgaaaggcctctacctgagacactggagaaccactgccagtctaagtagacagtactgttggactggaggtctgattcagtataaggtaattTTATGTGTGAGGGAGGCAGAACACAGGTAGAGGGATTCTGCACCCAAATAAATGTGACCTGTTTCTGAACACTGCATTCAGGAATGGGTGCAAatcagagaccagttcccaaggGTTCTCTGGACAGTGATTTCAGAAAGGGCAGTCATTATTCAGGCAACATTCCTGCTTTAGTACCCTAATTGTGTGAGGTGCGGTCTCTGGGGAAGTGGCCAAATGTAAGGGGAGAGGCTGCTTTAAGGAGATGAGAAGCACAGGGTAGTTAGATAGCAAGAAATACAACATGGATGCATCTGATGATCCATGAATTGGGTGTGACTGAGCACAGGAAGGCACACAGCACTTGGAACAGATCCTCTTGCTGTAGATTGTCACAGAATTTGGTTATGTGATCTTCTGGGTGGGATGTGGACACTTTGAAACACTGGGCCACATTCATGGCTATCCTGCTCTTTTGTGCTCCCAGGCGACAGCGGAAGTATACATGTTGGCAAAATACTTGATGGAACTGACCCTCGTGGACTATGACATGGTGCACTACAACCCTTCGGAAATAGCCGCTGCAGCTCTCTGCTTGTCTCAGAAGGTCTTTTCGCAAGGCCACTGGGTGAGTCTCCATTGACTGCTGTTTTAATGCAGCATGCATTGTCATTGCTTAATCTATAGTGTGTGACCAACAAAGAATGAAAGTCTGTGTAGTGCAGATGTCAAACCTTCTCAGAAATGCTGGGAAGTGCAGCTATGCTATTGCTCCACAACATTGCCTTAGAGGCATACCCAAAATGAGTTACAGGCTTGTCTGGGGTACAGATTCACCCAGGTTCTTAGCCTGGTATGGCCATTTGCAGGCATTCTATTGGAACAacctgaaaaaaacaaacagctcTTGACTGATTGATAGCTCCTGTAGCTGACCAGGCAGGGGATGGCTCCTTCCCAGCTTTTGACTGTCTGTCCCTTCCTTCAGAACCTAAAGCTGTGCTACTACACTAGCTATGATGAAGACAGCCTGACCCTGGTCATGAGGCATATGGCCAAGAATGTAGTGAGAGTGAACAAGAACCTGACAAAATACACTGTAAGTATCTGTTCCCTTGTGTCAGCCATTAGGTACTGTTGGCCATGATTCTGCGCTGGGGCAGCCACTCTAGGTGGATGGTGGCTTCTTATCACAAAAGAAACAGCGCATGGAGGCCGCCCTGCCTCTTTtgagcacatgaaactgccttatcttaaaggcagacctttggtccatGCAGCCCAGTAATGTCTCCTCGTTCTGgtggcagttctccagggtcttgggcagagaagacctgctacctgatcccttAAAGTAGaaatgccagggcttgaacctggagccttctagA
The Euleptes europaea isolate rEulEur1 chromosome 20, rEulEur1.hap1, whole genome shotgun sequence genome window above contains:
- the CCNB2 gene encoding G2/mitotic-specific cyclin-B2 → MEVDLCQAFSEMLLRSNVEDIDADDGEDPQLCSDYVKDIYWYLRKLELQQCVCPFYLDGTELNGRMRAILVDWLVQVHARFHLLQETLYMCVGIMDRYLQAQAVSRKELQLVGVTAMLLASKYEEIYVPRIVDFVYITDRAYTSAQIRAMEHKILKELGFVLGRPLPLHFLRRAVKVCEATAEVYMLAKYLMELTLVDYDMVHYNPSEIAAAALCLSQKVFSQGHWNLKLCYYTSYDEDSLTLVMRHMAKNVVRVNKNLTKYTAVKTKYSSSKFLRICTIPQLNHGAIKDLAAPLLGQSRVLT